The following are from one region of the Gossypium hirsutum isolate 1008001.06 chromosome D03, Gossypium_hirsutum_v2.1, whole genome shotgun sequence genome:
- the LOC107909360 gene encoding BEL1-like homeodomain protein 4: MASQGYHHHHHHHHHHQAAAGIFSFSNGFERSAINHQEQQQQLVQQIRRDKLRIQGFEPPPPPLVGIEEEESNALPVYEPTGMLSSEMFYFPSSVTVTAASTELLDQSLQANYRGQLGESKNHRDSLAQQQQLPSINADSAAAMHLFLMNPQTRSPSPPPPQPQPPPPGFHGGAFPPQFTWVPDNSHEGGHGQGQGLSLSLSSLQHLEAAKLYYNQGGAAGGADGGGSSSATATAQFQYKHDHHSPHQPLGLVQNHQFHVGYNSSLGMVNVLRNSKYTKPAQELLEEFCSVGSGRFKKKKLGKNNINPSSNPSNDGTTTNGSSSSTKDLPPFSASDRIEHQRRKVKLLSMLDEVDRRYNHYCEQMQTIVNSFDLVMGYGAAIPYTALAQKAMSRHFRCLKDAISSQLKHSCELLGEKDGVGTSGITKGETPRLRMLEQSLRQQKAFHQIGMMEHEAWRPQRGLPERSVNILRAWLFEHFLHPYPSDADKHLLARQTGLSRNQVSNWFINARVRLWKPMVEEMYQQESKEGGDNNKGTRTNNNAAQTSTPSTTAVGGAGGSSPPPQPPENDPSLIGTNTTQCFSENQLTNTGTSTTNTSIATEVTPPVSDSDIHQRLLAVTDDTCHRGSNTIVGTITAGNTDIGSTLIRFGTTGGDVSLTLGLRHAGNMPDKASSFSVTDFGGC; encoded by the exons ATGGCTTCCCAAGGTTaccatcaccaccaccaccaccaccaccaccatcaaGCAGCTGCTGGTATCTTCAGTTTCTCAAATGGGTTCGAGAGATCAGCCATAAACCACCAAGAACAGCAGCAGCAGCTGGTACAACAGATCCGGAGAGATAAGTTAAGGATTCAAGGGTTtgaaccaccaccaccaccattagtagggattgaagaagaagaatcaAATGCTTTACCTGTTTATGAACCAACAGGTATGTTATCATCGgaaatgttttattttccttCAAGTGTGACAGTGACCGCCGCTTCCACCGAGTTATTAGACCAGTCTTTGCAAGCTAATTATCGAGGACAGTTAGGTGAATCAAAGAACCACCGTGATAGTTTAGCTCAACAACAACAGTTGCCAAGTATTAATGCTGATTCAGCAGCTGCCATGCATCTTTTCTTGATGAACCCACAAACAAGGTCACCTTCCCCTCCACCACCACAACCACAACCACCACCACCAGGGTTTCATGGAGGTGCTTTTCCACCTCAATTCACTTGGGTTCCTGATAATTCCCATGAAGGAGGCCATGGCCAAGGCCAAGGCCTTTCACTATCTTTATCATCTTTACAACACTTGGAAGCAGCCAAATTGTATTATAACCAAGGAGGTGCTGCTGGTGGTGCTGATGGTGGTGGTAGTTCTTCTGCTACAGCTACAGCGCAATTTCAATACAAGCATGACCATCATTCTCCTCATCAGCCACTTGGATTGGTTCAAAACCATCAATTTCATGTAGGGTACAATTCATCATTGGGAATGGTCAATGTATTAAGGAACTCAAAGTACACCAAACCAGCTCAAGAACTATTAGAAGAATTCTGCAGTGTGGGTAGCGGTCGATTCAAGAAGAAAAAACTTGGTAAAAataacataaaccctagctctaATCCAAGCAATGATGGAACAACAACCAATGGTTCATCTTCATCAACAAAGGATCTTCCTCCATTTTCAGCTTCTGATAGAATTGAACATCAAAGAAGGAAGGTCAAACTTTTATCCATGCTTGATGAG GTGGATAGGAGATACAACCATTACTGTGAACAAATGCAAACAATAGTAAACTCATTTGATCTAGTAATGGGTTATGGTGCAGCAATACCATACACAGCTCTTGCTCAAAAAGCAATGTCAAGACATTTTAGGTGTTTAAAAGATGCTATATCAAGCCAATTGAAACACAGTTGTGAACTGTTAGGTGAAAAAGATGGAGTTGGAACATCAGGCATAACTAAAGGAGAAACACCAAGGTTAAGGATGTTAGAACAAAGTTTAAGACAACAAAAAGCATTTCATCAAATAGGAATGATGGAACATGAAGCTTGGAGACCACAAAGAGGCTTGCCTGAACGATCTGTCAACATATTAAGAGCTTGGCTTTTCGAACATTTTTTACACCC GTACCCAAGTGATGCAGATAAGCATCTTTTAGCTCGACAGACTGGTTTATCGAGAAACCAG GTATCAAATTGGTTCATAAATGCCAGGGTTAGGTTGTGGAAACCCATGGTGGAAGAGATGTACCAACAAGAGTCAAAAGAAGGAGGAGATAATAATAAAGGAACAAGGACCAACAACAATGCTGCACAGACATCAACCCCTTCAACCACAGCGGTCGGCGGGGCAGGTGGCTCATCACCACCCCCACAACCACCAGAAAACGACCCTTCACTCATTGGAACCAATACTACACAATGCTTCTCCGAAAACCAACTTACCAACACCGGTACGAGTACTACTAATACCTCCATCGCAACGGAGGTGACACCACCGGTTTCCGACTCGGATATCCACCAAAGACTATTAGCTGTCACCGATGACACATGTCATCGTGGCAGCAACACCATTGTTGGGACCATTACTGCTGGTAACACTGACATTGGTTCGACCCTAATAAGGTTTGGGACCACTGGGGGCGATGTGTCACTTACATTAGGGCTACGCCATGCTGGGAACATGCCCGATAAAGCTTCTTCTTTCTCAGTTACAGACTTTGGGGGctgttaa